One genomic window of Corynebacterium pseudotuberculosis includes the following:
- the rplJ gene encoding 50S ribosomal protein L10, with protein sequence MANPKNVSSLAELKERFADTDSIVITEYRGLTVAQITELRRSLGADVQYSVAKNTLLKLAAKEAGVEGLDDLLSGPTAIAFIKGEAVDAAKAMKKFASNNKAFVVKGGYMDGDALNADQVNAIAELDNRETTLAKLAGAMKGNLAKAAGLFNAPASQVARLGAALQEKKEA encoded by the coding sequence ATGGCAAACCCGAAGAACGTATCGTCGCTTGCAGAGCTCAAAGAGCGCTTTGCAGATACCGACTCCATCGTTATCACCGAATACCGCGGACTGACCGTTGCTCAGATTACTGAGCTGCGTCGTTCGCTCGGTGCGGATGTCCAGTACTCCGTCGCCAAGAACACCCTGCTGAAGCTGGCTGCTAAAGAAGCTGGCGTCGAGGGCCTTGATGATCTCCTCTCCGGCCCAACCGCTATCGCCTTTATTAAGGGCGAGGCTGTTGATGCCGCTAAGGCGATGAAGAAGTTCGCTTCTAACAACAAGGCATTCGTAGTCAAGGGTGGCTACATGGATGGCGATGCTCTGAACGCTGATCAGGTCAACGCTATCGCCGAGCTGGACAACCGCGAGACCACTCTTGCGAAGCTGGCAGGCGCCATGAAGGGCAACTTGGCAAAGGCCGCTGGCCTGTTCAACGCTCCTGCTTCTCAGGTCGCACGCCTCGGCGCTGCGCTTCAGGAGAAGAAGGAAGCTTAG
- a CDS encoding alkene reductase: MTSLFTSAQAGALNLRNRITMAALTRLRAGEDGVPGALHAEYYAQRASAGLIVTEGTYPTLRGRGFSGQPGIANSAQQEGWRKVAEAVHTAGGSVVMQVMHAGRMSHESMNGGVLPEAPSAVASGTQMRTPAGKIDLPVPHALEAEELERVKQEFVAASRRAVDAGLDGVELHGANGYLLHEFLSPSSNVRTDEFGGTPENRARFVIQVVQAVAEEIGAHRVGLRISPEHNIQGVLETDREETLAKYRVLLNEIRSLELAYLSILHADYRSDFVHQLAEAFGGFVILNSGFSTYTEYAEAVGIVESGYADAVAVGRELIANPDLVRRWQEGIELNVPDPDTFYVGGPKGYTDYSFAE; the protein is encoded by the coding sequence ATGACTTCACTTTTTACTTCTGCTCAAGCGGGAGCTTTAAACCTCCGCAACCGGATCACGATGGCGGCATTAACGAGGCTCCGCGCGGGTGAAGACGGTGTCCCTGGCGCGCTGCACGCTGAATACTATGCGCAGAGGGCGTCGGCAGGCTTGATTGTTACGGAGGGAACGTATCCGACACTTCGTGGCCGTGGTTTTAGCGGACAACCGGGCATTGCCAATAGTGCGCAGCAGGAGGGATGGCGCAAGGTCGCTGAGGCGGTTCATACGGCAGGCGGGAGCGTAGTTATGCAAGTGATGCATGCTGGGCGTATGAGCCATGAGTCGATGAATGGCGGCGTGTTGCCCGAGGCCCCCAGCGCAGTTGCCTCGGGAACGCAGATGCGTACTCCTGCTGGAAAAATTGATCTTCCCGTTCCTCATGCCCTTGAGGCAGAGGAACTTGAACGAGTGAAGCAGGAGTTCGTGGCAGCTAGCCGTCGTGCCGTCGATGCTGGTCTTGATGGCGTGGAACTGCATGGCGCAAACGGTTATCTGTTGCACGAATTTTTAAGTCCTTCCTCTAATGTGCGTACGGACGAGTTTGGCGGCACGCCCGAAAACCGGGCCAGGTTTGTGATTCAGGTTGTTCAAGCAGTAGCTGAGGAAATCGGTGCACACCGGGTAGGCCTGCGTATTTCACCGGAGCACAATATTCAAGGTGTGTTGGAGACTGATCGTGAGGAGACCTTGGCCAAGTATCGGGTGCTTCTCAATGAAATCCGCAGCTTAGAACTCGCGTATCTCTCCATACTCCACGCGGATTACCGCAGCGACTTTGTTCATCAGCTTGCGGAGGCCTTTGGTGGATTTGTGATACTTAATTCCGGATTCAGTACTTATACCGAGTACGCAGAAGCCGTGGGCATCGTTGAGTCGGGATACGCCGACGCAGTGGCCGTGGGGCGTGAGCTCATTGCTAATCCTGACCTAGTGCGCAGGTGGCAAGAAGGCATAGAGCTTAATGTCCCTGATCCCGATACCTTTTATGTGGGAGGACCTAAAGGCTATACGGATTACTCTTTTGCAGAGTAA